TGGCATTGGTCGCACACGGTCTTGAGGTTCCTGGGGTGATGGGTGCCGCCCTTGCATCTGGGGATGATGTGATGGACCTCAAGCTCGAACCAGGAATCCGTGCCGTGATAATTGTAGCCACCTGGCTCGATGCGGTGCCATGCGAATTCGTGGTTGCCGTCCTTCTTCCAGATGATTTTAGCATCAGCTATCCTTGATGATTTTGGTGCAATGGTGCCGTTCTCGCACCTCAGGCCGCAATCCTGGCAGGTGAAATTGTCCCGCTTCAGGATGTGATTCCTGATTGCGAACCAAAACCGCTGTTGCCAGAAATCCGTGAACGTCCCAGGGAAGGGGTCGTCGGTAGAGCCTTCGGGAGCCC
The window above is part of the Dehalococcoidia bacterium genome. Proteins encoded here:
- a CDS encoding HNH endonuclease signature motif containing protein, whose protein sequence is MVLVDCPICGRRHHDGSASQIYCQQYGKLKELLADMEKKNESWAPEGSTDDPFPGTFTDFWQQRFWFAIRNHILKRDNFTCQDCGLRCENGTIAPKSSRIADAKIIWKKDGNHEFAWHRIEPGGYNYHGTDSWFELEVHHIIPRCKGGTHHPRNLKTVCDQCHDLYTAELHRENGRERQKEKKAAKVKGMPKLEEYLERD